AGTCGCGATCACAACCGCCGCCCTCAATGCGTGAAACTCTCGCCGCCCGACGACGCGCTCGCGCTCGGCGGCGCCGCATTCGCGATCGGCTCGCCCACGGCGCCGACCTTCACCGCGATCTTCATCGTCTTGTGCGCGTTGCCAACCGGCCTGATCACCGTGAGATACATCGTGTCGCCAGGTTTGAGCCGCGCCATCGCGTCGTCCAGGTCGCCTTGACTGCGCACCCGCCGATCATCTACCGCGACGATTAGATCGCCGCCCTGCCCGAGCGCGCCGCCCTTCGCCAGCAGCGGCGTCACCAGCAGACTCAGCGGCCCGAGCATCGTGCCCGCCGTCGTTCCGGCCGCGCCCGCCGCCGTCATCCCGGTCGCCGACTTCAATCCTGCGCGCTCGGCCGGGCTGTTCGGATCGACGCTGACCACCTCGAGCCCGTGCTCCTCCATCCCCATGTAGCACTGCGTCGCGTACCTGACCGACAGTCCGAGATACGGCCGCCGACGATCGCGCATCTCGCCGCCACGATCAGGACTCTGCCGAAAGCTCGGCTCGATCGAACTGTTTTCGTCGCCCGGCCGAAATCCCCGATCGCTCGGTATCTCGTTTACGCTCGGCCGCGGCTCGACTGCACCTGGCTGTGGCGCAATCTCGAGCGTGCGATCGTCCTCGCCTGGTTGGCCCGCGAGCCCCGGATTCGCCTGCATATCGCCGCCCTGCCTCGCGGCGTGAGTGCCCGATTGGTTCGGCGCCTGCGCGATCGCAAAATCGGTCACCGCAAATATCGCTGAGGTGGCGATACACAAGGCTAAAGTCTTTCCGAGATTCATTTCGCTTGATACTCGATCGCGCGGCGATGCTGAAATCATAGGCCCGCCGCTGCCGACCCTCAAGCCACCCTCGAAATGGCGTCCCAACGAATTGCCTTGAAGCAAATCTGACCGCATGCGAAAGTTTCGACTCTAATACCATGAAAATCATTGCGACCGTTGCGCTACAGCCTCAGCATCGCGCGACCATCTACAACGCCGCGCCCGACGCTGAAATCGTCGATCGGCCTTGCCGCACGCAGGACGAAGTCACCGCGCTCGTCAGCCAGGGATGCGACGTGATGCTCACCTTCCGCACGCCCGACGATCCGCTGCGAGGCGCCCCCGGCCTCAAGTGGGTGCAGTTGCTGAGCGCTGGCGCCGACCACGTTCTCTCCGGTCCGATGAAAGCCACCACGATTTCGCTTACGACCGCAAGCGGCATCCACGCCACGCCGATCGCCGAGTACACGCTGGCCTCGATGCTCT
This genomic interval from Candidatus Binatus sp. contains the following:
- a CDS encoding PDZ domain-containing protein — translated: MTDFAIAQAPNQSGTHAARQGGDMQANPGLAGQPGEDDRTLEIAPQPGAVEPRPSVNEIPSDRGFRPGDENSSIEPSFRQSPDRGGEMRDRRRPYLGLSVRYATQCYMGMEEHGLEVVSVDPNSPAERAGLKSATGMTAAGAAGTTAGTMLGPLSLLVTPLLAKGGALGQGGDLIVAVDDRRVRSQGDLDDAMARLKPGDTMYLTVIRPVGNAHKTMKIAVKVGAVGEPIANAAPPSASASSGGESFTH